Proteins from one Victivallis lenta genomic window:
- a CDS encoding type III pantothenate kinase → MTVILNIGNTYSRAALWNGSAFEFLPRIETVRLTSAALPAGMPVVAATVVPELKQRLAGADIRFIDSRHCGCLVDFTQVDTSTLGADRVANAIALAAFHPLPAIAVDCGTAITLEVVDAERIFRGGAIAPGRRLMRHALAAGTAQLPEVPFSTELPDRIGNGTMESIRFGVDRGAIGLVRELVETAAKPYGGLDSVTVIATGGDAAFFAAALPFLQLAPDEFTHHGIRLAAAE, encoded by the coding sequence TTGACCGTCATCCTGAACATCGGCAACACATACAGCCGCGCGGCACTATGGAACGGAAGCGCGTTCGAATTTCTGCCGCGCATCGAAACCGTGCGACTGACATCGGCAGCCCTGCCGGCCGGGATGCCGGTCGTCGCGGCCACAGTAGTGCCGGAACTGAAGCAGCGCCTGGCAGGTGCGGATATCCGTTTTATCGATTCCCGCCATTGCGGCTGCCTGGTCGATTTCACGCAGGTCGACACATCGACGCTCGGAGCGGACCGGGTTGCCAATGCGATTGCGCTGGCGGCGTTCCACCCGCTGCCGGCGATTGCGGTCGACTGCGGAACGGCGATCACGCTTGAAGTGGTCGATGCGGAGCGGATTTTTCGCGGCGGAGCGATTGCACCCGGCCGGAGACTGATGCGGCACGCACTCGCAGCAGGAACCGCGCAGCTGCCGGAAGTTCCGTTTTCGACTGAACTGCCGGATCGAATCGGCAACGGTACGATGGAGTCGATCCGGTTCGGTGTGGATCGCGGAGCGATCGGGCTGGTCCGTGAGCTGGTCGAGACCGCCGCGAAGCCGTACGGCGGACTTGATTCGGTAACCGTGATTGCGACCGGAGGAGACGCCGCATTTTTCGCGGCGGCGCTGCCGTTCCTGCAGCTGGCGCCGGATGAATTCACCCACCACGGAATTCGCCTCGCCGCTGCGGAATAA